The proteins below come from a single Planctomycetaceae bacterium genomic window:
- a CDS encoding DUF1549 domain-containing protein: MKTHSSTFAVLVLTALASHSAAADDPVDFTRDVRPILSNACFHCHGPDEKTREADLRVDTRAGLFDERDGVRAVVPGNIEASELVSRILSDDPDLAMPPSTSKKSLTDEQRQTLVRWVKQGAPWEQHWAFIPPVKADLPPVSNEAWCRNEIDRFVLARIEAAGLEPSPEADPYALVRRIYLDLIGLPPTPDEADQWVQELQRENETAWQRLVQHLLDSPHYGERWARRWLDLARYADSNGYEKDRDRSIWPYRDWVISAINDNMAFDQFTIEQLAGDMIPNASTSQRVATGFHRNTMLNEEGGIDPMEFRFHAMTDRVFTTGTTWLGLTLGCCQCHTHKYDPISQTEYYQLMALLNNADEPLLDLPDDDFQQTWDHNRKQAAELLAEMPNKWPDDAGISIDEAFEKWLADETANAVQWTSLKPVEATSNLPILTIQDDDSIFASGDTAKRDDYFISLAASDKPITALRLEALPDDRLPAHGPGTTYYEGTPGDLSDRNRRQRCLRKRRQGCVKSAANFRCRCGTIRHSERPAASSNVPVFFGHAVVCEEPVW; encoded by the coding sequence ATGAAAACACACAGTTCGACCTTCGCTGTTCTGGTTCTGACCGCTCTGGCGTCCCACAGCGCGGCAGCCGATGACCCTGTTGACTTCACGCGTGATGTCCGCCCGATTCTTTCCAACGCTTGCTTCCACTGCCACGGACCGGATGAGAAGACTCGCGAAGCGGACCTGCGAGTTGACACGCGGGCCGGGCTGTTCGATGAGCGAGACGGCGTCCGCGCGGTCGTGCCTGGAAACATCGAAGCCAGCGAACTGGTTTCCCGGATCCTCTCGGACGATCCCGACCTGGCGATGCCGCCTTCGACGTCGAAAAAATCGCTGACCGACGAACAGCGGCAGACGCTGGTTCGCTGGGTGAAACAGGGAGCACCCTGGGAGCAGCACTGGGCTTTCATCCCGCCCGTGAAAGCCGATCTTCCGCCGGTCAGCAACGAAGCGTGGTGCCGCAACGAAATTGACCGCTTCGTGCTGGCTCGCATCGAAGCCGCCGGACTGGAACCTTCGCCCGAAGCGGATCCGTACGCGCTTGTTCGCAGGATTTACCTGGACCTGATCGGTCTGCCGCCGACTCCGGACGAAGCCGATCAGTGGGTGCAGGAGCTGCAGAGGGAAAACGAAACCGCCTGGCAGCGGCTTGTTCAGCATCTGCTGGATTCACCGCACTACGGCGAACGCTGGGCGCGGCGCTGGCTGGATCTTGCCCGGTACGCCGACAGCAACGGATACGAAAAAGACCGCGACCGTTCCATCTGGCCGTACCGCGACTGGGTAATCAGCGCGATCAACGACAACATGGCGTTTGATCAGTTCACAATCGAGCAGCTTGCGGGCGACATGATCCCCAACGCGTCAACGTCGCAGCGCGTGGCCACCGGATTTCATCGCAACACAATGCTGAACGAAGAAGGCGGTATCGATCCGATGGAGTTTCGTTTTCACGCGATGACCGATCGAGTCTTCACGACCGGCACTACCTGGCTGGGGCTGACTCTGGGATGCTGTCAGTGCCACACGCACAAGTACGACCCGATTTCGCAGACCGAGTACTATCAACTGATGGCGCTGCTGAACAACGCCGACGAACCTTTGCTGGATCTTCCGGATGACGACTTTCAGCAGACCTGGGACCACAACAGGAAACAGGCGGCCGAACTGCTGGCGGAAATGCCGAACAAGTGGCCGGATGACGCCGGGATTTCCATCGACGAGGCATTCGAAAAATGGCTCGCCGACGAAACCGCCAACGCCGTGCAGTGGACCAGCCTGAAACCCGTTGAAGCCACGTCCAACCTGCCGATCCTGACGATTCAGGATGACGATTCCATCTTCGCCAGCGGCGATACCGCCAAACGCGACGACTACTTCATCAGCCTGGCCGCGTCAGACAAACCGATCACCGCACTGCGTCTGGAAGCCTTACCCGACGACCGCCTGCCCGCCCACGGACCAGGGACGACGTACTATGAAGGCACGCCGGGCGATTTATCTGACCGAAATCGCCGCCAGCGCTGCCTTCGAAAACGACGACAAGGCTGCGTCAAATCAGCCGCCAACTTCCGATGCCGCTGCGGCACAATCCGGCACTCCGAACGACCGGCCGCAAGCTCGAACGTTCCCGTTTTCTTCGGCCACGCAGTCGTATGCGAAGAACCGGTTTGGTGA
- a CDS encoding TIGR01777 family oxidoreductase, with protein MSGSTSTDPQTAAVSSGLTTVAITGASGMVGGELSKNLASEGRKVVAITRGESGAYEDSIRWDPNSGLINPGRLESVDAVVHLAGENIAGGRWNEKRKAKIRNSRVQGTRSLVQSIAAVQQRPKVLVCASAIGYYGDRGDEKLTESSDAGSGFLADVCRQWETEAMAAEKLDVRVVCVRIGVVLSPRGGALAKMLLPFRLGVGGVVGSGRQYMSWIGLADLARAVTYCVDNDSIAGPVNAVTPGAVTNGEFTRTLGKVLHRPTVFPLPGFAARLVLGEMADELLLASTRVIPERLQRSGFQFDHGDLEECLRFELDRR; from the coding sequence ATGTCCGGCTCCACATCGACCGATCCGCAAACCGCCGCCGTGTCTTCGGGGCTCACCACCGTCGCGATCACCGGAGCCAGCGGGATGGTGGGTGGCGAGCTTTCGAAAAACCTCGCGTCTGAAGGTCGCAAAGTCGTCGCGATTACTCGCGGCGAAAGCGGGGCGTACGAAGATTCCATTCGCTGGGATCCGAACTCGGGACTCATCAATCCCGGCCGGCTGGAATCCGTCGACGCGGTCGTTCACCTGGCCGGGGAAAACATCGCCGGCGGGCGCTGGAACGAAAAACGGAAGGCGAAGATTCGCAACAGCCGTGTGCAGGGAACTCGCAGCCTGGTCCAATCCATCGCGGCCGTGCAGCAGCGCCCCAAAGTGCTGGTGTGCGCGTCGGCGATTGGCTACTACGGCGACCGCGGCGACGAGAAACTGACTGAGTCATCGGATGCCGGCAGCGGGTTCCTCGCGGACGTCTGCCGGCAGTGGGAGACCGAAGCGATGGCTGCGGAGAAGCTGGACGTGCGAGTCGTCTGCGTGAGAATCGGCGTAGTGCTGAGTCCGCGGGGAGGAGCGCTTGCGAAAATGCTGCTGCCGTTCCGGCTGGGCGTCGGCGGAGTCGTCGGATCGGGACGCCAGTACATGAGCTGGATCGGACTCGCCGACCTGGCCCGTGCCGTCACCTACTGCGTCGACAACGATTCGATTGCCGGACCGGTTAACGCTGTGACTCCGGGTGCGGTTACCAATGGCGAATTCACAAGGACTCTGGGCAAAGTGCTGCATCGCCCGACCGTGTTTCCGCTGCCCGGTTTCGCGGCCCGGCTGGTGCTGGGAGAAATGGCGGACGAGCTGCTTCTGGCGAGTACTCGCGTGATTCCGGAAAGACTTCAGCGCAGCGGTTTTCAATTCGACCATGGTGATCTGGAAGAATGCCTGAGATTCGAACTGGATCGTCGATGA
- a CDS encoding sigma 54-interacting transcriptional regulator, with protein MSRLKSPIIANSIAYPQTAVLQLRAIVAGICTASVIYSLIVLWYVATFPDIGIRCLLPTESSPESASSIAVTKFVNSELDGIPYLPERGDLLLTIGREPVRNFLEFARGMSDLRSAKIPPGGQLAPGSDPAEYSADLVPGLVEIPDVDGTTATRMVEVTFLRPTSETPDNPLRTYVAVRPLQDYDVVLTMFWFLCQLAILLVALTAYWRRPTNRIVRTFCLMCAVSMAAFVGGFHWWIIAGTPLLNLPFILSASLLPAAAMHFFCTFPRDTWMLKRYPRAGVLGIYSPVASAALLLMFAYWSAYSLGGTIADAGQLSAFQKLATIGCNLVYGSGGTFAGSVAAGQLLHTLRTLVYFTIFLGSVYFAATVVALAFSLVRTQNVLERRQASGILLASLAAAVPILYTLYLAVYQQEEFALGKAQVPMFVASGLFMAAYAHGMLRHRLILADEILESGRQYSLMTAVVTTSAAMLLAGGIFATSVYALPPESSLPLRVSLFSILVVGVVFVLWTRDRLQAVVDRRFFSEKYQLDRTLQQLNQAAGYLTDPSAMAELTLRTCRDVIDASMAAMFVRDGSGTFRLIGVHNDPGMPDALPDSLPGQVRQAGPVIRRVPPASSRETISDLQRMLHSLKSELMCVLRDEHGVDGMIFVGRRSTGTAYSAEDIAFLQAIGQMTVLALHSSRANQNLARLNSELKVKVDRIAEQQRQLAILRGELTSLQDSMDESSPRAARDGFDRGQIRGSSTAIQSVLEIARKAADSTATVLIRGESGTGKELLARVVQSNSDRADQPLICVNCAALAPSLLESELFGHVRGAFTGANADKAGRFQAADGGTLFLDEIGDISLETQVKLLRVLQERRFEPVGSNTSVSTDVRLIAATNRNLEKMIARGEFREDLYYRLNVVSITLPALRDRREDLIDLVFYFLNRTVQKTRKKVRQIDKDALAALEKHAWPGNIRELENTIERAVILAEGETITVRDLPSEIADAPALTTVAESKRTEAPSVFGDSWPRIPGRTSAKPGDAGANNQESSGRVAGASDSRESRPANSPVPRNDETRGKAAVADEQSAPTVDADELAELQQALRSARGNKAQAARILHMPRSTFYSKLKKYGIGG; from the coding sequence ATGAGCCGCCTCAAAAGCCCAATTATCGCAAATTCCATCGCGTATCCACAAACGGCGGTACTGCAGCTTCGCGCGATCGTCGCCGGGATCTGTACAGCGTCCGTGATCTATTCGCTGATCGTGTTGTGGTACGTGGCGACGTTTCCGGACATCGGAATTCGGTGTTTGCTGCCGACTGAGTCGTCGCCGGAATCTGCATCGTCGATTGCCGTGACGAAGTTCGTAAATTCTGAACTCGACGGCATTCCGTATCTGCCGGAAAGGGGCGATCTGCTTCTGACCATCGGCCGGGAACCGGTGCGCAACTTCCTGGAATTCGCGCGAGGGATGTCAGATCTGCGATCGGCGAAGATTCCACCGGGTGGCCAGCTTGCTCCCGGTTCCGACCCGGCCGAGTATTCTGCGGATCTGGTGCCGGGGCTGGTTGAGATACCCGATGTGGACGGCACAACCGCGACTCGGATGGTGGAAGTCACATTTCTGCGGCCGACGTCGGAGACACCTGACAATCCGCTGCGGACCTACGTTGCCGTTCGTCCGCTTCAGGACTACGACGTGGTGCTGACGATGTTCTGGTTCCTTTGCCAGTTGGCGATCCTGCTGGTGGCATTGACCGCATATTGGCGCCGACCGACGAACCGGATCGTGCGGACATTCTGCCTGATGTGCGCTGTTTCCATGGCGGCGTTTGTCGGTGGATTTCACTGGTGGATCATTGCGGGAACTCCGCTTTTGAATCTGCCATTTATCCTGAGCGCTTCTCTGCTGCCTGCGGCGGCGATGCATTTCTTTTGCACGTTTCCCCGCGACACGTGGATGCTGAAACGATATCCCAGAGCCGGAGTGCTGGGGATTTACAGTCCTGTCGCCAGCGCTGCGCTGCTGCTGATGTTTGCGTACTGGTCGGCCTACAGTCTGGGCGGCACCATCGCGGATGCCGGGCAGCTTTCCGCGTTCCAGAAGCTGGCGACAATTGGCTGCAATCTGGTCTACGGCAGCGGCGGGACCTTTGCAGGATCGGTGGCTGCCGGACAACTGCTGCATACGCTTCGGACTCTGGTCTATTTCACGATCTTCCTTGGTTCGGTTTATTTCGCGGCAACGGTTGTAGCGCTGGCATTCAGCCTGGTGCGAACGCAGAACGTCCTGGAACGTCGCCAGGCGTCCGGCATTCTGCTGGCGTCGCTGGCCGCCGCGGTACCGATTCTGTACACGCTGTATCTGGCGGTTTATCAACAGGAGGAGTTCGCTCTTGGAAAAGCTCAGGTTCCGATGTTTGTCGCGAGCGGTCTGTTCATGGCGGCGTACGCTCACGGAATGCTGCGGCATCGACTGATCCTGGCCGACGAAATTCTGGAGAGCGGGCGCCAGTATTCTCTGATGACGGCGGTTGTTACGACCAGTGCCGCGATGCTGCTGGCGGGCGGAATCTTCGCGACCAGTGTTTACGCGCTGCCGCCCGAATCCTCCCTGCCGCTGCGCGTTTCCCTGTTTTCGATTCTGGTGGTCGGAGTCGTGTTTGTCCTGTGGACCCGAGACCGTCTGCAGGCCGTGGTCGACCGCCGGTTCTTCAGCGAAAAGTACCAGCTTGACCGAACTCTGCAGCAATTGAATCAGGCGGCCGGATACCTGACCGATCCGTCAGCCATGGCGGAACTGACACTGCGAACCTGCCGCGACGTCATCGATGCGTCCATGGCAGCCATGTTTGTTCGAGACGGATCAGGGACCTTCCGGCTGATCGGGGTCCACAATGATCCCGGCATGCCGGATGCGCTGCCGGACAGCCTGCCGGGACAGGTCCGTCAGGCCGGGCCGGTGATTCGTCGCGTGCCGCCGGCATCCAGTCGTGAGACGATCAGCGATCTGCAGCGGATGCTGCATTCCCTGAAATCTGAGCTGATGTGCGTGTTGCGCGATGAGCACGGCGTCGACGGCATGATCTTCGTCGGCCGGCGCAGCACGGGCACTGCCTACTCGGCGGAAGACATCGCCTTCCTTCAGGCGATTGGCCAGATGACGGTTTTGGCGCTGCACAGTTCGCGAGCCAACCAGAATCTGGCCAGGCTGAATTCGGAACTGAAGGTCAAGGTCGACCGCATTGCGGAACAGCAGCGGCAACTGGCGATTCTGCGCGGGGAACTGACCAGTCTGCAGGATTCCATGGACGAATCATCGCCGCGGGCCGCTCGGGACGGATTTGACCGCGGGCAGATTCGCGGCAGCAGCACTGCGATCCAGAGCGTCCTGGAGATTGCCCGCAAGGCCGCGGACAGCACGGCAACAGTGCTGATCCGGGGAGAAAGCGGAACGGGAAAAGAACTGCTGGCTCGCGTCGTGCAAAGTAACAGCGATCGTGCCGATCAGCCGCTGATCTGCGTCAACTGCGCTGCTCTGGCCCCGTCGCTTCTGGAAAGTGAACTGTTTGGCCACGTTCGCGGTGCCTTCACCGGAGCCAACGCCGACAAGGCCGGGCGGTTCCAGGCTGCCGACGGCGGTACTCTGTTTCTGGACGAAATCGGCGACATCTCGCTGGAAACACAGGTCAAGCTGCTGCGAGTCCTGCAGGAGCGGAGATTTGAACCGGTCGGTTCCAATACCAGTGTCAGCACCGATGTGCGGTTGATCGCCGCGACAAATCGCAATTTGGAAAAGATGATCGCGCGCGGCGAGTTCCGGGAAGATCTGTACTACCGGCTGAATGTCGTCAGCATCACGCTGCCGGCACTGCGAGACCGCAGAGAAGACCTGATTGATCTGGTGTTCTACTTCCTGAACCGAACCGTGCAGAAAACCCGGAAGAAGGTTCGGCAGATCGACAAGGATGCTCTGGCGGCCCTGGAAAAACATGCCTGGCCGGGCAACATCCGCGAACTGGAAAACACGATCGAACGGGCTGTTATCCTGGCGGAGGGAGAGACGATCACGGTCCGAGACCTGCCGTCCGAAATCGCCGACGCACCGGCATTGACGACGGTAGCGGAATCCAAACGGACGGAGGCCCCATCCGTCTTTGGCGACAGTTGGCCGCGCATTCCGGGCAGAACTTCGGCAAAGCCAGGCGACGCAGGGGCCAACAATCAGGAATCCTCCGGCAGGGTCGCCGGGGCTTCGGATTCGCGGGAATCGAGACCAGCCAACTCACCCGTTCCACGCAATGACGAGACTCGCGGAAAGGCAGCCGTTGCTGACGAACAGTCGGCGCCGACCGTCGACGCGGACGAACTGGCGGAACTGCAGCAGGCCCTGCGATCAGCTCGCGGCAACAAGGCTCAGGCTGCTCGTATCCTGCACATGCCTCGCAGTACGTTTTACAGCAAGCTGAAAAAGTACGGCATCGGCGGGTGA
- a CDS encoding beta-ketoacyl-[acyl-carrier-protein] synthase II: MQRIFISGIGFATCLGNDRETFWKNLTSGISGLDQLRDHDVREMAVTIGGEVRDLNLDRVNVNDLVAAKKMDRASQFAVYAAHEALEDAGLPTSDIGENAAVIIGAGLAGLETYEFQMERLLTKGPSRVSPFTIPMLMPNAPPGNISLAFGIHGSAYTCSSACSSSGHAMIDATEYLRRGEADFVITGGTEASLTRLGISSFVNMKAMCRDRNDDPKGSMRPFDADRSGFIMAEGASVLVFETEDHLRKRGGKAWAEVLSGRSTSDAFHLVQPDPEGRKAIKAITMALDAAGLNPAEIADRTYVNAHGTSTKYNDSMETVALKNVFGDDASKLRVSSTKSMLGHMIGAACAVEMSACALALARGVLPPTINYETPDPDCDLDYIPNQARQTTVDFAINNSFGFGGHNVSLVAKRVDDAALQRE, encoded by the coding sequence ATGCAACGTATTTTTATCTCCGGAATCGGGTTCGCAACCTGTTTGGGCAATGACCGTGAAACCTTCTGGAAGAACCTGACATCCGGCATTAGCGGCCTGGATCAGTTGCGAGACCACGACGTTCGCGAGATGGCTGTCACGATCGGTGGTGAAGTCCGCGACCTGAATCTGGACAGAGTCAACGTCAACGACCTGGTGGCCGCCAAGAAGATGGACCGAGCCAGCCAGTTCGCCGTCTATGCGGCTCACGAAGCGCTGGAAGACGCAGGTTTGCCGACATCGGACATCGGCGAAAACGCGGCCGTCATCATCGGAGCCGGTCTGGCGGGGCTGGAGACCTACGAATTTCAAATGGAACGCCTGCTGACGAAAGGTCCGTCGCGAGTCAGCCCGTTCACCATTCCCATGCTGATGCCGAATGCTCCTCCGGGAAACATCAGCCTGGCCTTCGGCATCCACGGTTCCGCCTACACGTGCAGCAGCGCCTGTTCGTCGTCCGGTCACGCCATGATCGACGCGACGGAATACCTGCGCCGCGGTGAAGCGGATTTCGTCATTACCGGCGGAACCGAAGCGTCACTGACGAGGCTCGGGATTTCCTCCTTCGTCAATATGAAGGCCATGTGCCGCGATCGTAATGACGACCCGAAAGGTTCGATGCGTCCCTTCGATGCGGACCGGTCCGGTTTCATCATGGCCGAAGGAGCCTCCGTGCTGGTCTTTGAAACGGAGGACCATCTGCGAAAACGCGGCGGAAAAGCGTGGGCGGAAGTGCTCAGCGGCCGCAGTACCAGCGACGCTTTTCACCTGGTGCAGCCTGATCCGGAAGGCCGCAAGGCAATCAAGGCAATCACGATGGCTCTGGACGCGGCCGGCCTGAATCCCGCCGAAATCGCTGACCGTACCTACGTCAACGCTCACGGCACCAGCACGAAATACAACGACTCGATGGAAACCGTCGCGCTGAAGAACGTCTTCGGCGACGACGCGTCGAAACTGCGAGTCAGTTCGACGAAGAGCATGCTGGGCCACATGATCGGAGCGGCCTGCGCGGTTGAAATGTCGGCCTGCGCTCTGGCTCTGGCTCGCGGCGTCCTGCCGCCCACAATCAACTACGAAACGCCGGACCCGGATTGCGACCTGGACTATATCCCGAATCAGGCCAGGCAGACGACCGTCGATTTCGCCATCAACAACAGCTTTGGATTCGGCGGCCACAACGTGTCGCTGGTGGCCAAACGAGTGGATGATGCCGCGTTGCAGCGAGAATAA
- a CDS encoding DUF1553 domain-containing protein: protein MQTGWSVHGRQGERHVAVFVFSEPVPAGQPLTIHLTFGRHFASSLGRFRFSATDATTTPEARDHSSEVERLLLRDRTLWSEDERQAVFQRFLLTVPQFAKDADRIRSLQKRPETASTLVMRERPADHPRPTHRHHRGEYLQPKEEVHAGLPAVLRGDADAGTRLEFAQWLVSRDNPLTARVVVNRQWATLFGTGIVRTVDDFGFQGEPPTHPELLDWLAVTLRDNDHWSLKELHRRIVSSAMYRQTSVVSARALQTDPQNRLLSYAPRYRLDAEIIRDRLLVSAGVFSEKRGGPPVRPPQPAGVTEVAYGSPKWSASEGEDRYRRSVYTFVKRTAPFAMFSTFDAPSGEACIAQRDRSNSPLQALTLLNDVMLMDLARRTGASLSSAEQDDRSKMIRLFRQVLVRPPTEEEVHSLQEFLTRQRAHYEAEPSTARQLLALEDEQQRDGGNVIDEAAWTATARAVFGLDEALTRE, encoded by the coding sequence GTGCAGACCGGCTGGTCGGTTCACGGGCGGCAGGGAGAACGGCACGTAGCCGTCTTTGTCTTCTCGGAACCGGTGCCGGCCGGTCAGCCGCTGACCATTCACCTGACGTTCGGTCGCCACTTCGCAAGCTCGCTGGGCCGGTTTCGATTTTCCGCCACGGATGCAACAACAACTCCGGAAGCTCGCGATCATTCATCCGAAGTCGAACGACTGCTACTGCGGGATCGTACTTTGTGGTCAGAAGACGAACGCCAGGCAGTTTTCCAGCGCTTCCTGTTGACGGTACCGCAATTCGCCAAAGACGCCGACAGGATCCGTTCACTGCAGAAGCGGCCGGAAACGGCGTCGACACTCGTGATGCGCGAACGCCCGGCGGACCATCCCCGGCCCACGCATCGGCACCACCGCGGTGAGTACCTGCAGCCGAAGGAAGAAGTCCACGCGGGGCTGCCGGCCGTGCTGCGAGGCGATGCGGATGCCGGTACACGGCTGGAGTTCGCCCAGTGGCTGGTTTCCCGAGACAATCCGCTGACCGCGCGCGTCGTCGTCAATCGGCAGTGGGCAACGTTATTCGGCACGGGCATTGTCCGAACGGTTGACGACTTCGGGTTCCAGGGAGAACCGCCGACTCATCCGGAATTACTGGACTGGCTGGCAGTGACGCTCCGTGACAATGACCACTGGTCGCTGAAGGAACTCCATCGCCGAATCGTCAGCAGTGCCATGTATCGTCAGACTTCGGTTGTCTCGGCCAGGGCACTGCAGACCGACCCGCAGAATCGCTTGCTGAGCTATGCACCTCGGTATCGATTGGACGCGGAGATCATCCGCGACCGGCTGCTGGTTTCGGCCGGCGTGTTTTCCGAAAAGCGGGGAGGTCCCCCCGTGCGTCCTCCGCAGCCGGCAGGCGTTACGGAAGTCGCTTACGGCAGCCCGAAATGGTCGGCCAGTGAAGGAGAAGACCGGTACCGCCGCAGCGTTTACACGTTCGTAAAGCGAACGGCTCCGTTCGCCATGTTTTCGACGTTTGATGCTCCTTCCGGAGAGGCCTGCATCGCTCAGCGCGACCGCAGCAACAGTCCGCTGCAAGCTCTGACTCTGCTGAACGACGTCATGCTGATGGATCTCGCTCGCAGGACGGGTGCGTCGCTGTCGTCAGCAGAACAGGATGACCGGTCGAAGATGATCCGCCTGTTTCGACAGGTTCTCGTTCGTCCTCCAACCGAAGAAGAGGTCCATTCGCTGCAGGAATTCCTGACACGGCAGCGAGCGCACTATGAAGCGGAACCTTCGACCGCACGGCAGTTGCTGGCGCTCGAAGACGAGCAGCAGCGGGACGGTGGCAACGTCATCGACGAAGCTGCCTGGACCGCGACCGCACGAGCTGTGTTCGGGCTCGATGAAGCCCTGACCAGGGAATGA
- a CDS encoding lysophospholipid acyltransferase family protein, protein MLSPIATALVIAVLVVAAIVVRACLCPAGWKAWVLYQITRVYCPLLFRWKAANPCTIPEEGPAIIVGNHTSPVDPVLLWMGHFRQFRRRRIRVIGYMMAGEYFRIGGPVGWVFRAMESIPATRSGRDTGAVRAALDRLQKGKLLGMFPEGRINVATPDTKLLRSGTGAAWLALKSGAPVIPVFIRNAPRGRGMVTSFLKPARTEIVYGQQIDLSPWRDSKATTDDLREVADRIMASLAELGGVEFTPLLTGTDAVSE, encoded by the coding sequence ATGCTTTCACCCATTGCGACCGCCCTGGTTATCGCCGTGCTGGTTGTTGCGGCGATTGTGGTTCGAGCCTGCCTGTGCCCGGCTGGCTGGAAGGCGTGGGTGCTGTACCAGATCACTCGCGTCTATTGCCCGCTACTGTTTCGCTGGAAGGCAGCGAACCCCTGTACGATTCCCGAAGAAGGGCCTGCGATTATCGTGGGCAATCACACGTCGCCGGTTGACCCGGTTCTGCTTTGGATGGGTCACTTCCGGCAGTTCCGGCGGCGACGAATTCGAGTGATCGGCTACATGATGGCGGGTGAGTATTTCCGGATCGGCGGACCTGTCGGCTGGGTGTTTCGCGCGATGGAAAGTATTCCGGCAACACGTTCGGGGCGTGACACGGGAGCTGTCCGTGCGGCGCTGGACCGGCTGCAGAAGGGGAAACTGCTGGGGATGTTTCCGGAGGGGCGGATCAATGTGGCAACGCCGGACACGAAGCTCCTGCGATCGGGTACCGGAGCCGCCTGGCTGGCTTTGAAATCGGGGGCTCCGGTGATCCCGGTTTTCATCCGCAATGCTCCGCGAGGCCGGGGCATGGTGACATCTTTCCTGAAACCGGCCCGCACTGAAATTGTGTACGGTCAGCAAATCGATCTCAGCCCATGGCGGGACAGCAAGGCGACGACGGACGACCTGAGGGAAGTCGCGGACCGAATCATGGCCTCGCTGGCGGAGCTTGGAGGCGTTGAATTCACGCCGCTGCTGACAGGAACGGACGCTGTCTCCGAGTAG
- a CDS encoding DMT family transporter, translating into MPLRPLSVSRVTLRFRQSLLFNRIPESQRGAWLALISAIGYSVTNLALRDLSGAHGGQGWDIWVSAGKAVPTACLAWILVLKNRAPGQALLPPKQLLLPLIAAALVMQIGGNVGFQTALRFIGLAITVPLVFAGIIISGALLGRTFLGDPVTPRTIVAMLLMTLAIVALSTAATDESTAAAGGEKLTAATDSERIINSVIGVAIAIVSGLSYGVNGVVIRRYVRDKLPVESTLVVFGTTGTILLGTTGFAMLGLHELRTVTGGEWAMILVAGSFNAFAFFCVTYAFKLMSISRVNVINATQNAMCAVGAVVVFSEPLTASMVAGIVLTMLGLAALDRT; encoded by the coding sequence ATGCCGCTGCGACCTCTTTCTGTTTCCCGCGTTACGCTGCGTTTTCGGCAGAGCCTCTTGTTCAATCGCATCCCGGAATCCCAGCGCGGCGCGTGGCTGGCGCTGATCTCGGCCATCGGCTATTCGGTCACGAATCTGGCGCTGAGGGATCTTTCGGGGGCTCACGGGGGCCAGGGGTGGGACATCTGGGTTTCGGCGGGGAAGGCGGTGCCCACAGCTTGCCTGGCGTGGATTCTGGTGCTGAAGAATCGTGCTCCGGGGCAGGCCCTGCTGCCGCCGAAACAGCTTCTGCTGCCGCTGATCGCTGCGGCGCTGGTGATGCAGATCGGCGGCAATGTCGGATTTCAGACGGCTCTCAGGTTTATCGGGCTGGCCATCACCGTTCCGCTGGTGTTCGCCGGAATCATTATTTCCGGAGCACTGCTGGGCCGCACATTTCTGGGTGACCCCGTGACGCCCCGAACCATTGTCGCGATGCTGCTTATGACGCTGGCCATCGTCGCTCTGTCGACGGCGGCAACCGACGAATCCACCGCGGCGGCCGGAGGCGAGAAGCTGACGGCTGCGACCGATTCCGAACGGATCATCAATTCCGTCATCGGAGTCGCCATCGCAATCGTGTCCGGCCTGAGCTACGGCGTCAACGGAGTCGTGATCCGGCGATACGTGCGAGACAAGCTGCCGGTGGAATCCACGCTGGTCGTGTTCGGCACGACTGGCACAATCCTGCTGGGAACAACCGGATTTGCCATGCTGGGACTCCATGAGCTGCGAACCGTAACGGGTGGTGAATGGGCGATGATTCTGGTCGCCGGCAGCTTCAACGCGTTCGCTTTCTTCTGTGTTACCTACGCGTTCAAGTTGATGAGCATCAGCCGGGTCAACGTGATCAACGCCACGCAGAATGCCATGTGCGCTGTGGGAGCCGTCGTGGTGTTTTCGGAACCGCTGACCGCTTCGATGGTTGCGGGTATCGTGCTGACCATGCTGGGCCTGGCCGCACTGGACCGAACGTGA